A genomic region of Sulfobacillus acidophilus DSM 10332 contains the following coding sequences:
- a CDS encoding metallophosphoesterase (PFAM: Calcineurin-like phosphoesterase~COGs: COG1409 phosphohydrolase~InterPro IPR006311:IPR004843~KEGG: reu:Reut_B4252 twin-arginine translocation pathway signal~PFAM: Metallophosphoesterase~SPTR: Twin-arginine translocation pathway signal) has protein sequence MMPSITRRQLLQATWVGITGWALGTQYVVEPMAGPLVSPASRMFVHLSDFHWGYRGDYNRQPADTLERAWALIKGLTPPPAFVVVTGDLIQATDSATERLARLQAVKAMLDRLGLPYYTVPGEHDCYGDRGQSYRAVFGESHWIRTVAGFTLIGLDNVSQGPFIGSTQRQWLKAQLATRVPGRAVVLSHAPLYDVFLPWNWYTYDGAQVYQALTGIKEALFLYGHVHQAMTATRFERPNWAGLPLSWPYPEPGLMESLAGWPQGATHPDMGLGFNVVRWSDSGPMRVLRMGLAASREANR, from the coding sequence ATGATGCCGTCCATAACCCGGCGCCAGCTGTTACAAGCCACGTGGGTAGGGATAACGGGCTGGGCCTTAGGAACCCAATATGTCGTCGAACCGATGGCGGGACCGCTGGTGTCACCTGCGAGCCGAATGTTTGTCCATCTCTCCGATTTCCATTGGGGATATCGGGGGGACTATAACCGCCAACCGGCGGATACGCTGGAACGGGCTTGGGCCTTGATTAAAGGGCTCACCCCGCCGCCGGCGTTTGTCGTGGTGACCGGCGATCTGATTCAAGCCACCGATTCGGCCACCGAACGGCTGGCCCGGCTGCAAGCGGTTAAGGCCATGCTGGATCGGTTGGGATTACCGTACTATACCGTGCCGGGCGAGCATGATTGTTATGGGGATCGGGGTCAAAGCTACCGGGCGGTATTTGGGGAGAGCCATTGGATTCGTACGGTCGCCGGATTTACTCTCATCGGGCTCGATAATGTCAGTCAGGGTCCGTTTATCGGCTCGACGCAGCGGCAGTGGCTGAAGGCTCAGCTGGCGACTCGAGTACCCGGACGGGCCGTGGTGCTGAGTCATGCCCCGTTATATGACGTGTTTCTCCCCTGGAACTGGTACACCTATGATGGGGCTCAGGTCTATCAGGCTCTGACAGGCATCAAAGAAGCGCTCTTTTTATATGGCCACGTACATCAGGCCATGACCGCAACCCGCTTCGAACGGCCTAATTGGGCGGGATTGCCGTTGTCCTGGCCCTATCCGGAGCCGGGACTGATGGAATCTTTGGCCGGATGGCCGCAAGGCGCCACGCATCCGGACATGGGGCTCGGGTTCAATGTTGTGCGGTGGAGCGATAGCGGCCCGATGCGGGTTTTGCGGATGGGCTTGGCCGCTTCCCGGGAGGCGAATCGATGA
- a CDS encoding response regulator receiver protein (PFAM: Response regulator receiver domain~COGs: COG2204 Response regulator containing CheY-like receiver AAA-type ATPase and DNA-binding domains~InterPro IPR001789~KEGG: apt:APA01_43140 two component response regulator KdpE~PFAM: Signal transduction response regulator, receiver region~SMART: Signal transduction response regulator, receiver region~SPTR: Two component response regulator KdpE), with the protein MKQVLVIDDEPSIRQVVRLALEPLGLSVTEAASAQAALLVLRDVVPDVVLLDYRLPDMTGIELAHLLYPQFPQLPVILLSASWDWEPTPLPTGIIRFMTKPFRLRELQAAVTEQLARDVTFPLHNSGTL; encoded by the coding sequence ATGAAGCAAGTGCTAGTTATCGATGACGAACCCAGCATTCGCCAGGTGGTGCGGCTAGCGCTTGAACCGTTGGGCTTATCCGTGACCGAGGCCGCTTCGGCACAAGCCGCCCTTCTGGTTCTCCGCGATGTGGTCCCCGACGTGGTGTTGCTGGACTATCGGCTGCCTGACATGACCGGCATTGAGTTGGCCCACTTGCTGTATCCTCAGTTTCCCCAGTTACCGGTCATTTTGCTCAGCGCCTCGTGGGATTGGGAGCCGACCCCGTTACCCACCGGCATTATTCGGTTCATGACCAAGCCTTTTCGCCTTCGGGAACTGCAAGCCGCGGTCACCGAGCAGCTGGCCCGCGACGTCACCTTCCCCCTCCACAATAGCGGGACGCTGTGA
- a CDS encoding hypothetical protein (PFAM: Cytochrome c~KEGG: lch:Lcho_4136 cytochrome c class I), whose protein sequence is MTAGLWVMTVLWLIWPFRPAPSPPAPPAVPAAPSVTEGARLYHRACLSCHGPRGNGEALVLLPNGAKAPALADLSPTDWSRERLFHVIRQGAGPGMPGWAAVMNRREMESLALYVKSVMTKDASPAPHSTVGHFPKGSKGHPRRGYTEEATTPDSPTTVWPSNR, encoded by the coding sequence ATGACCGCGGGGTTGTGGGTGATGACCGTGTTGTGGCTTATTTGGCCTTTTCGGCCGGCGCCTTCCCCTCCTGCGCCACCGGCCGTACCGGCTGCGCCGAGCGTAACCGAGGGGGCTCGGCTCTATCATCGGGCTTGTCTTTCGTGTCATGGCCCGCGGGGCAACGGGGAGGCTCTCGTGTTATTGCCCAACGGGGCTAAGGCCCCGGCATTGGCGGACCTGTCGCCCACAGATTGGTCACGGGAACGCCTTTTTCATGTCATTCGACAGGGTGCCGGTCCGGGTATGCCGGGCTGGGCGGCGGTGATGAATCGCCGGGAGATGGAGAGTTTGGCGCTTTATGTAAAATCCGTCATGACTAAGGATGCTTCTCCTGCCCCTCATTCCACTGTCGGACACTTTCCCAAAGGCTCCAAAGGCCACCCAAGACGAGGCTATACGGAAGAAGCAACAACGCCAGACAGCCCCACCACCGTTTGGCCGTCAAATAGGTAA
- a CDS encoding heat shock protein DnaJ domain protein (PFAM: DnaJ domain~InterPro IPR001623~PFAM: Heat shock protein DnaJ, N-terminal~SMART: Heat shock protein DnaJ, N-terminal) produces MAGVSDPWQVLGIGPTRDVETIRQAYLNQVRQNHPDRFRSDPARYRQQEERMKHINLAYQEALASAQAPPAPPPSTGPAPHAEAPVLCSVHRYPAGRRCKRCQAPICLACAGYQDMLCSTHWAQSVRSRRRNRVLREWLPVIAIIGVGRIVDVPRLMIGLALLIYIAYRGFTYLTAKRWWGCLALLLLPYSLVLGGLWSLWESVRQWNEGQEKHP; encoded by the coding sequence ATGGCAGGCGTCAGTGATCCCTGGCAGGTGCTCGGAATTGGCCCCACGCGTGACGTGGAAACCATTCGCCAAGCCTATTTAAACCAAGTACGGCAAAACCATCCGGACCGGTTCCGTAGCGATCCGGCCCGATATCGCCAGCAAGAAGAGCGCATGAAACATATTAATCTGGCGTATCAAGAGGCGCTCGCGTCGGCCCAGGCGCCCCCTGCGCCGCCCCCTTCCACCGGACCCGCGCCGCACGCTGAAGCGCCCGTCCTGTGTAGCGTCCATCGCTATCCGGCCGGGCGCCGCTGTAAACGTTGTCAAGCCCCCATCTGTCTCGCGTGTGCGGGTTATCAGGACATGCTCTGTTCCACCCATTGGGCCCAATCCGTGCGGTCCCGCCGTCGTAACCGGGTACTGAGGGAGTGGTTGCCGGTCATCGCGATTATTGGCGTCGGACGGATCGTGGATGTGCCCCGCCTGATGATTGGCCTGGCCCTTTTGATTTATATCGCCTACCGTGGCTTTACCTATTTGACGGCCAAACGGTGGTGGGGCTGTCTGGCGTTGTTGCTTCTTCCGTATAGCCTCGTCTTGGGTGGCCTTTGGAGCCTTTGGGAAAGTGTCCGACAGTGGAATGAGGGGCAGGAGAAGCATCCTTAG